GTCTTTTCGGAGCAGAATTCACCAGCAATCTTACCCGTATGGTTGCAAATGCCCTTGCTTACGACACCGGCCGGAACCGGGAACGGCTTACGCGGCAAGTCCTTGTGCAACTGCTTCATGGTTGCAATCCATACCGGCAGGGCATCTTCGGTACCCGTATGGCCTGCGCCCAAGGTACCCGGGCTGTCGGAGCCGACCCACACGCCCATCGTGTATTGTTTGGTAAAGCCGATGTACCAGCAGTCGGTATAGTCGTTCGTAGTACCGGTCTTACCGCCACTCGGGTGCGTAAAGCCGTTTGCCCACACGCGAGCTGCCGTACCGCGAACATTCACGTCCTTGAGCATGTCGACCATCAAGTAGGCCGATGCCGGGCGCAACACTTCGTGTTCGACCTTGGAATTCTTTTCAATCACTTCGCCATTGCGGTCCACAATCGATTCGATCATGTAAGGCTCGATTCGGTTACCGCCGTTCGGGAACACCGTATAGGCCGACGTCATTTCCATAAGCGTTGCCCCCACGGAACCCAGCGCCAGGCTAGGCACGGCCATCAACGGGGCACGCACAATGCCGAACTTGCGGGCGTAGTTCACCACGTTGTTCAGGCCATACTTCATACCTGTCAAAATAGCCGGCAAGTTCTTGGACTTGTAAAGGGCGCGGCGGAGCGTCATCATGCCTTCGAAGTCATGTTCGAAGTTCGCTGGACGCCAAACCTTATTCTTGTCCTTGTCATCCGGATCAGGAATACTCACCGGCTGGTCGTTCACGGAGTCGCAGGGGCTTGCACCGTTGTCCATAGCCGTCGAATACACAATCGGCTTGAACGACGAGCCGGGCTGACGCAAAGACTGCACCGCACGGTTCCAGCGGGACTGGTTAAAGTCGGAACCGCCCACCATGGCACGGATGGCACCCGATTCGTTTTCGATCAAGATAGCCGCAATTTCAGGATGGTGATAAAGGATAGAGTCCGGGAAACGGCGCTTGTCTGCAGGGCGCTTCAAGTCGTCGGCCAGGTATTCCTTCTTAAAGAGCGTATAGACGCTATCGAAGTGAGCGACCACGCTATCTTCGGGCATGTTATACTTTTTAGTCAGGTACAGGCGGCGGGTGGCGCGGTACTTGACGCGGCGACGGACCTTTTCGACCTGCACGCGGGCTACGCTATCGGCGAATGCCTGAATATCCGGGTCAATCGTCGAGTTGATCGAGACGCCATCGGCATACAGAGAGTTTTCGCCGTACTTCTTTTCCATGTACTTGCGGATTTCTTCGTAGAAGTACAGGCCCGATTCGTTCGAAGTTTCCTTTTCGGCAAGCGTAATCGGGGTCTTGATATATTCGTGGTATTCGTCGTCGTTAATGTAGCCGGCATCGCGCATGGCATAAAGCACCGTATTGCGGCGTTCGAATGCGGCTTCCGGATGGCGGTCCGGGCGGTAAGCTTCCGGGCGCTGCAACATACCGGCGAGTACGGCAAGTTCCGGAATTGTAAGGCTGTCGAGCGGACGACCGAAGTAGAACTTACCTGCGGCCTGGAAACCGTAGTTACCGCCAGCGAGGTAGACTTCGTTCATGTAGAATTCAAGGATTTCTTCTTTCGTGTAAGTCTGTTCGATACGGATAGCCGTCATCATTTCCTTGATCTTACGCGATATCGTACGTTCCGGCGTGAGGAACAGGAGCTTGGTCAGCTGCTGGGTCAAGGTAGAGGCACCGCGGAGCTTTTTGCCCGACATGGCACTTTCCATAACGGCCGAGGGAATCGCCCACACGTTCATGCCCCAGTGATTATAGAAGGCTCGGTCTTCGGTGGCCATCACGGCGTGAATCGCATTTTCGGGAATCGAGTCAAAGCTCGTCCATTCACGGCGTTCCACAAAGTATTCGTGAGCAATCTTTCCGTTCATGTCATAGATATTCGTGACAAGTCTCGGATTGATCTGTTCCAGCTGCGAAAGCGAAGGCAGCTCCGGAGAGAAATGATTGTAGACGGCGATTACAGCAATAAAAGCCGCGAGCACGGGTACCGCAAAAATAATCAGCCACTTGACCACCTTGCGGTCAGTAAACCAGCTCTTCAAAGTGTTAAGAACCGAAAGTAATACGGGTTTGACTTTATCCATGGTCCAATACCGTTAAAAAATTTGGCCAAAAAGATAGTTATTGTAAGGCAATCCGATTACAAGACCCTCTTCAAAACCCCGCAAAAGCAGGGTAATCTGCCAACAAATCAAAAATTCTTAAAAAATTTTCAACAAAAACCCTTGACAACACCCGCGCTTTAAACTATCTTTGGGCCATCAATCAAGCGGATGTAGCCCAACTGGATAGAGCGTTTGGCTACGAACCAAAAGGCTCCAGGTTCGAGTCCTGGCACCCGCAGAAAAAAGGCGATTTGCGACTAGCAAGTCGTCTTTTTTTATCTGATAGAAATCAGGCGAGAAACTGGAGCCTTTGTGAGCAACAAAGCCCTCGGGTGTTAACCGAGGGCGGTTGCGAGAGCGAGGCGATATCACATTCTTGTTGATGCGATAGAGCCGAGCGGTCTTTTGTGAGCAAATGGGCCCGCCCATTTGCGAGAGGATGTGCCTCAACCGGCATTTTTGATATTAATTTGGCACATCCGGTCTATATATCGCTCCAGGTTCGAGTCCTGGCACCCGCAGAAAGAAAGGTCAATCGAAAGATTGACCTTTCTTGTCTTTATAGTCGAAGATCCTTTTTTGGAACCTATCGTCCCATCCCTCCAAAATCCGTAAAGACTGTTAACATCATTTTTCAAAGTTTGCAATCTATTGTTTGCACGCATCACCCCTTACGAATTCTAAACTTCATCATAGAGAGTGCTTGGTAGTCCACATTTCTTCTGAGGTGTTTTTTGTGGAATACAAAGACCATATATTAAACGAAGCTATCCGCCAAGTGTTCTTGGATTGCCGCCGTGAAAGCGGCCTCACCCAAAACATCGCGTCCCTACAGTCCAATATCACCCGACAATTTATTTCGCAGGTCGAGGTCGGCAAAAGAGTCCCCTCCATAACAACCCTAAGCGCACTCGCCAACGTCTACAACAAGTCGCTTTCGGAACTATTCAAAGAAGTTGACCGCCTTTACCCCCTTGTGGCAAATACGACCACAATTTTTGAAATTTCGGCAGATATTGCAGCCGAGACAAAAAGACGGATGTCCGAATACATCGAAACCGCCAAGAAAAGCAAGGACAGCGGACCGCCAAAGAAACACACGGCCCTATAGCGAAACTGCCGCCCAGACGCCAACAAGATAAGGCAATTAGGGGTATTTTACCCTTAACAAAAATGTATTTTTTTGCTATCTTTACCCCCCGATGGAATGGCCAAAGAACATAAAGACACTGACCGAGGACGAGCTTAAAGCTTGGCTCCGCGACCAGGATGAAAAGCCGTTCCGGGCTAGCCAAATTCAAAAATGGCTTTTTTGCCAACAGGTCAAAAGTTACGACGAAATGGGGAACATCTCCCCCGCCCTCCGCGAAAAGCTGGCCAACCAGTTCAGCCTCCGCGCCCTGACTGAAGAACAGCGCATGGAATCCGTGGATGGCACGGTCAAGTGGCTTTTCAAGACCCACGACGACCACCATATCGAAACCGTGATGATTCCCGCAAACGGCCGCTATTCCGTATGCGTTTCGACCCAGGTAGGCTGCGCCATGAATTGCGCCTTCTGCCGTACCGCCAAAATGGGCTTTACCAGAAACCTGGAAGCCGGCGAAATCCTGGAAGAAATCATCAACGTGAACTGGTACCTGAAAGAAGCCGGTTTCTTGAATGAAGAAGGCAAAACGGCCCAGGTTACCAATATCATCTTCATGGGCATGGGCGAACCGCTCAACAACCTGGAAAACGTTCACCGCGTCTGCTGCACGCTCCATAACCAGAGCCTGTTCAACATGGGTTCCAAGCGCATGACCGTGAGCACCAGCGGCGTCGTGCCCAAAATCAAGGAACTGGTGGACCGCAATACCCCCTGTTGCCTTGCCGTGAGCCTCAACAGCACGAACAACGAATACCGTTCGTCCGTGATGCCGGTAAACAAGACCTGGCCCATTGAAAAACTTTTGGAAGCGGTTGACGAATACATTCGTAGAACCGACAATTATGTAACGTTTGAATTTGTCCTGATTCAGGACATCACCTGCACCCCGAAGGCGGCCAAGGAGCTCATTCGCATTTGCGCCCCCCGCCGCGTGAAGGTAAACGCCATCGTCCTAAACGACGGCGACGACCCCACACTACACGCCCCTACGCCGGAACAGGTAGAAGACTTTTTGGCTATGGTTAGGGCAGCCGAAATTCAAATCACGATCCGCAACCCGCGCGGCCGCGACATTCTCGCCGCCTGCGGGCAGCTTGCGTACAAAAAGGAAGGTAAATAATGTTAACGCAGAACCTCCCGGATTTCTGGGATAATCTTTATGCCGAAGGCAAGGACTACTGGAATCTCAAGAAGGTGACGCCCGCTCTGACGGAATTTTTCAAGCACCCCTCTTGTCCCGCAACGGGCTCCGTTCTGGTTCCCGGTGCAGGCTTTGGCTACGACGCCGAAGCTTGGGCTTTGCGCGGTCACGACGTGCTGGCAGTCGACTTTGCCCCCTCTGCCGTCGATGAACTTGACCACTTGAGCCGCAAACACAAGAACCTGCGTTCTTTGGACCTCGACCTGTTCTCGCTTTCTCCCAAGGACGACAAGCGCGGCGGTCAGCTTTTCGACATCGTTTATGATTACTGCGCCTTCACGGCAATCCACCCGGGTCGCCGCGACGAATTCTTCGAAGTCTGCTACAAGATGATGAAGGATGACGGTCTGTTGATTCTCTTCTTGTACCCGCTCATGAACGGCAAGACTCTGCAGGGTCCGCCGCATGCCACCAGCGAAGGCGAACTCATGGCTCGTCTCGGCGGTGTGTTCGATGTCGTCGAACGCATCAAGCCCACAAACAGCATCGCCGGTCGCGAAGGCAAGGAAGAGATTTGGCTTCTGAAGAAGTGCCTGTAAGCCTCTTCGCGAAACGCACTAATTTAAAGGCGAGCGGAATTCAACCGCTCGTTTTTTTTCTACCTTTTTACCAAATTTTTAACGCGGCCAAGCCGCTTCAACGAAGACACAAGGATTAAGTTATGGCTAAAGATTTATGCCCCTGCGGTTCCGGTAAGGAATACTGCGAATGTTGCGAACCGATCATCAAGCAGAAGGCCCTCGCTGCAAGCCCCGAAGCCCTGATGCGTTCCCGCTACACCGCTTACGTGAAGCAGGAAATCGGCTGGCTCAAGGAATCCCTCGAAGCCACCCAGCGTAGCGACTTCGACGAACCGAGCGTGACCGCTTGGAGCAAGGATTCCGAATGGCTCGGCATCGAAATCAAGCAGACCAAGACCGAAGAAGAAAAGAACATCGGTTGGGTCGAATTCATCGCTCGTTTCAAGCAGGGCAACATCACCCGTAACCACCACGAACTCGGCGAGTTCCACAAGGTGGGTGGCGCATGGTTCTTCTACGATGGTCGTGCCGTGAAGCAGGAAACTGTCCGTCACGAAGGTCCGGTCGTTGGTCGTAACGATCCGTGCCCGTGCGGTTCCGGCAAGAAGTACAAGAAGTGCTGCGGCGCTAACAAGTAATTTTCAGTCCAACAACCAACAACTAATCATTAAGCAAATGTTCAAAGTTTTCGTAGATGGTGAAGCAGGTACCACTGGCCTGCAGATTTATGAGAGACTCGCAAAGCGTAACGACATCGAAGTATTGCGCATTTCTCCCGAACTCCGCAAAGACATTAACGAACGCAAGCGACTCATCAACGAGTCCGACGTGACGTTCCTGTGCCTGCCCGATGCTGCGGCTGTCGAAAGCGCAGCCCTCTGCGAAAATCCGAACACCCGCGTGATTGATGCATCGACCGCACACCGCGTAAACCCCGACTGGACATACGGGATGCCGGAACTTTCGGCCGCCCAGCGCGAAGCCATTGCCAAGAGCAAGCGCATCGCGAACCCCGGTTGCCATGCTTCGGGCTTTATTCTCGGTGTACATCCGCTGGTTGCCGCAGGCATTTTGCCGAAGAGCGCAAACCTTGCCGCCTACAGCATCACCGGTTATTCCGGCGGCGGCAAGAAGCTGATAGCCGAATACGAAGAAGCTGCAGCCATGGAACACAAGGCCGGTGAATCGAAGGCAATCATGGCGCCCGCCCCGTACGCGCTTGCACTTGCACACAAGCACCTCCCCGAAATGAAGAAGTACTGCGAACTCGAAAACACGCCGTTCTTCAACCCGGTGCTTGGCCCTTATTACAAGGGCATGGCGGTCACCGTCGCCATCTTTGCAAATGAACTCACCAAGAAGGTCGGTCCCGAGGGCCTCACCGAAATCTTGGCAAAGCATTACGAAGGTTCCCGTTTTGTGAAGGTGATGCCCTATGAAGCAGCCCCCGTGCTGTTCAACGGCCGCCTTGACGCCACCGTCTGCAACGATACGAACAACGCCCGCATCCAGGTGTTCGGCAACGAAACCGTGATGCAGGTGACGACTATTATCGACAACCTCGGCAAGGGCGCAAGTGGTGCAGCCATTCAGAACATGAATATCGCGCTCGGCCTCGACGAAGGAATTAGCCTTTAATGTTCCTAGACGAAAAATCAATTGAAGTTCGCTCCGGTAAGGGCGGCGATGGCATTTGCAGTTTCCACCGCGAAAAGTTCGTACCCCTCGGCGGTCCCGATGGCGGTGACGGCGGTCGCGGCGGTCACGTGATTCTGCAGGTGAACGAACAGTTCTCTACCCTGCTTGACATGGGTAACGCTCGCCTCTATAAGGCTCAAAGCGGACAGCCCGGCGGCGCCAAGCGCTGCACCGGTCGTAGCGCCGAAGACCTGATCGTGGACGTTCCGCGCGGCACCATCGTGAAGGATGCCGAAGGTCGCATTCTCGCTGACCTTACCGAACCCGGCCAAAAGTGGATTGCAGCTCGCGGCGGCAAGGGCGGCATGGGCAACCAGCATTTTGCAACGCCTGCCAACCAGGCTCCACGCAAGTGCACGCCCGGCGAAAAGGGCGAAAAGCGCGAACTCTTCCTGGAACTGAAGCTTATGGCAGACGTGGGCCTCGTCGGATTCCCGAACGCAGGCAAGTCCAGCCTCGTGAACAAGATTTCGAGCGGCCGCCCGAAAGTCGGCGACTACCCGTTTACCACTCTCGAACCGGTGCTCGGCATTGTGCAGCTGAACGGCCACAGCTTTGTAGTTGCAGATATTCCGGGTTTGCTCGAAGGCGCCAGCGAAGGCAAGGGCCTCGGCCACCAGTTCTTGAAGCATATCGAACGTACGCACACGCTCCTGTTCGTAATTGACGGCTTTGCCGAAAACGCCTACGAGCAGTTCTCTGTCCTTAAGGAAGAACTCAAGGCTTTCCACCCGAAGCTTGCGAAGAAGCCTTACGTGATCGCTTTGAACAAGAGCGACCTCGGCATCGACGAAGCCATCAAGCAGTTCAAGGCTCACAAGGAAAGCGTCATTGTAACCTCTGCCGTGACTGGCGACGGTTGCAAAGAACTCACCTTGGCTCTGGACGAAGCGGTGCCCCACGTGCAAAAGAAGAAGGTCGGCTGGGAAAGCAAGAGCTTTGCCGCCGGCAAGACTAGCGACAGCAAGAGCACCGCTAAAAAGAGCGGCTCCAAAACCGCAACCAAGACGGGTGCTGCGAAAAAGATTGCCAGCGCAAAAAGCACTGGCGCAAAATCCGGCTGGAGCAAGAAGAAGGCTTAACGAATGGCGAAAAAAGAACAGAGTACGCCGGTCATCGTAAACCGTAAAGCAAACCACCTCTACTTCGTCGACGAGACGTTTGAGGTGGGCATCATGCTGATCGGTTCGGAAGTGAAATCTATCCGCGATGGCAAGTGCACTTTGGGCGAAGCGTGGATTGACATCGACGAGACCAAGAACGAAATCTGGCTCGTAGGTGCGCATATCGACGAATACCTTTTCGCCAACCGCTTCAACCACTTTCCGGCAAGGCGTCGCAAGCTCTTGGCCCATGTGCACGAAATCGCCAAGATGCGCAAGGCCAAGGAGCAAAAGGGATGCACGCTCATTCCCTTGAAGCTCTACTTCAAGAACCGCCGCGCCAAACTCGAAATGGGAATCTGCCGCGGTAAAGACCAGCGCGACAAGCGTCAGGATATCATCAACCGCGACGCAAAACTTGAAATGGCCCGCGCGGCAAAGGCTCACAAATAATGAAGGCTTTTGTTTGGCATATACTTGTCTGCTTCGCTCTCGCAGTCTCTGCCTGGGCCGCAAACACAGTCGATGCCGAACAACTCGCTAAAGAAATCAAGGCCAGTTTCCACTGGTTCCCGGTTCAAAAGACCTTCATTCTTGCAGGCGAAAGCGACACTCTCAAATTCGCTATCGGCCTCCCCTTCGTAAATACGCACGGCAAATCTGTCGAAATCAAGCATGCACCCGAAATCTCGGGCAGCCACATTCTCTTGGATTCCGCAGACGTTGCCACATTAACCCATACAGACAAGACCCAGGCGGCAACGCCAGCTAGCAGCAGTTCTATTGCGGCAGCCAAGATCTCATCGTCCTCCGTAAAAGTCGCCGCCGCGCCCGCAGCTGCAGCAGTTCCCGCAAAGGCAACGCCAGTCGCCACGCCGAAAAATGAAACCGCCGGCACCCGCGAAGTCAAGACCATCGTGATCGACCCCGGCCACGGCGGCAAGGATACCGGCGCCCAGGGCAAGAATTCCAACGAAAAAGACATCGTGCTCGCCGTCGGCAAACTCCTGAAAAAGGAACTCGAAAAAGAAGGCTTCAAGGTCAAAATGACCCGCGACAAGGACGTGTTCATCGAACTCGGCGAACGCGCCAACCTCGCAAACCAATGGGACGGCGACCTGTTCATCAGCCTTCACTGTAACGCTATCGACGCAAGCCCCGAGCGCAAAAAGCAAATCAAAGGCTACCACGTGTACGTGCTCCGCGCCCCCGAAAGCGAAGAAGACAAGGCCATTGCCCGCCGCGAAAACAAGGTGGCCACGCTCTATGGTGAAAAGAACGCCAAAGAAGAACTTTCTCCACTCGAATGGTTCAAGCTCGAAGCCCGTTT
This sequence is a window from uncultured Fibrobacter sp.. Protein-coding genes within it:
- a CDS encoding penicillin-binding protein 1A, whose product is MDKVKPVLLSVLNTLKSWFTDRKVVKWLIIFAVPVLAAFIAVIAVYNHFSPELPSLSQLEQINPRLVTNIYDMNGKIAHEYFVERREWTSFDSIPENAIHAVMATEDRAFYNHWGMNVWAIPSAVMESAMSGKKLRGASTLTQQLTKLLFLTPERTISRKIKEMMTAIRIEQTYTKEEILEFYMNEVYLAGGNYGFQAAGKFYFGRPLDSLTIPELAVLAGMLQRPEAYRPDRHPEAAFERRNTVLYAMRDAGYINDDEYHEYIKTPITLAEKETSNESGLYFYEEIRKYMEKKYGENSLYADGVSINSTIDPDIQAFADSVARVQVEKVRRRVKYRATRRLYLTKKYNMPEDSVVAHFDSVYTLFKKEYLADDLKRPADKRRFPDSILYHHPEIAAILIENESGAIRAMVGGSDFNQSRWNRAVQSLRQPGSSFKPIVYSTAMDNGASPCDSVNDQPVSIPDPDDKDKNKVWRPANFEHDFEGMMTLRRALYKSKNLPAILTGMKYGLNNVVNYARKFGIVRAPLMAVPSLALGSVGATLMEMTSAYTVFPNGGNRIEPYMIESIVDRNGEVIEKNSKVEHEVLRPASAYLMVDMLKDVNVRGTAARVWANGFTHPSGGKTGTTNDYTDCWYIGFTKQYTMGVWVGSDSPGTLGAGHTGTEDALPVWIATMKQLHKDLPRKPFPVPAGVVSKGICNHTGKIAGEFCSEKTYCLYTAGYAPTEVCDGNHFEVKTKSADDATLFSNKGASSAPKPSSSGPAKKNTRKMF
- a CDS encoding helix-turn-helix domain-containing protein produces the protein MEYKDHILNEAIRQVFLDCRRESGLTQNIASLQSNITRQFISQVEVGKRVPSITTLSALANVYNKSLSELFKEVDRLYPLVANTTTIFEISADIAAETKRRMSEYIETAKKSKDSGPPKKHTAL
- the rlmN gene encoding 23S rRNA (adenine(2503)-C(2))-methyltransferase RlmN, with translation MEWPKNIKTLTEDELKAWLRDQDEKPFRASQIQKWLFCQQVKSYDEMGNISPALREKLANQFSLRALTEEQRMESVDGTVKWLFKTHDDHHIETVMIPANGRYSVCVSTQVGCAMNCAFCRTAKMGFTRNLEAGEILEEIINVNWYLKEAGFLNEEGKTAQVTNIIFMGMGEPLNNLENVHRVCCTLHNQSLFNMGSKRMTVSTSGVVPKIKELVDRNTPCCLAVSLNSTNNEYRSSVMPVNKTWPIEKLLEAVDEYIRRTDNYVTFEFVLIQDITCTPKAAKELIRICAPRRVKVNAIVLNDGDDPTLHAPTPEQVEDFLAMVRAAEIQITIRNPRGRDILAACGQLAYKKEGK
- a CDS encoding methyltransferase produces the protein MLTQNLPDFWDNLYAEGKDYWNLKKVTPALTEFFKHPSCPATGSVLVPGAGFGYDAEAWALRGHDVLAVDFAPSAVDELDHLSRKHKNLRSLDLDLFSLSPKDDKRGGQLFDIVYDYCAFTAIHPGRRDEFFEVCYKMMKDDGLLILFLYPLMNGKTLQGPPHATSEGELMARLGGVFDVVERIKPTNSIAGREGKEEIWLLKKCL
- a CDS encoding YchJ family protein; protein product: MAKDLCPCGSGKEYCECCEPIIKQKALAASPEALMRSRYTAYVKQEIGWLKESLEATQRSDFDEPSVTAWSKDSEWLGIEIKQTKTEEEKNIGWVEFIARFKQGNITRNHHELGEFHKVGGAWFFYDGRAVKQETVRHEGPVVGRNDPCPCGSGKKYKKCCGANK
- the argC gene encoding N-acetyl-gamma-glutamyl-phosphate reductase, which produces MFKVFVDGEAGTTGLQIYERLAKRNDIEVLRISPELRKDINERKRLINESDVTFLCLPDAAAVESAALCENPNTRVIDASTAHRVNPDWTYGMPELSAAQREAIAKSKRIANPGCHASGFILGVHPLVAAGILPKSANLAAYSITGYSGGGKKLIAEYEEAAAMEHKAGESKAIMAPAPYALALAHKHLPEMKKYCELENTPFFNPVLGPYYKGMAVTVAIFANELTKKVGPEGLTEILAKHYEGSRFVKVMPYEAAPVLFNGRLDATVCNDTNNARIQVFGNETVMQVTTIIDNLGKGASGAAIQNMNIALGLDEGISL
- the obgE gene encoding GTPase ObgE, giving the protein MFLDEKSIEVRSGKGGDGICSFHREKFVPLGGPDGGDGGRGGHVILQVNEQFSTLLDMGNARLYKAQSGQPGGAKRCTGRSAEDLIVDVPRGTIVKDAEGRILADLTEPGQKWIAARGGKGGMGNQHFATPANQAPRKCTPGEKGEKRELFLELKLMADVGLVGFPNAGKSSLVNKISSGRPKVGDYPFTTLEPVLGIVQLNGHSFVVADIPGLLEGASEGKGLGHQFLKHIERTHTLLFVIDGFAENAYEQFSVLKEELKAFHPKLAKKPYVIALNKSDLGIDEAIKQFKAHKESVIVTSAVTGDGCKELTLALDEAVPHVQKKKVGWESKSFAAGKTSDSKSTAKKSGSKTATKTGAAKKIASAKSTGAKSGWSKKKA
- the smpB gene encoding SsrA-binding protein SmpB gives rise to the protein MAKKEQSTPVIVNRKANHLYFVDETFEVGIMLIGSEVKSIRDGKCTLGEAWIDIDETKNEIWLVGAHIDEYLFANRFNHFPARRRKLLAHVHEIAKMRKAKEQKGCTLIPLKLYFKNRRAKLEMGICRGKDQRDKRQDIINRDAKLEMARAAKAHK
- a CDS encoding N-acetylmuramoyl-L-alanine amidase; this encodes MKAFVWHILVCFALAVSAWAANTVDAEQLAKEIKASFHWFPVQKTFILAGESDTLKFAIGLPFVNTHGKSVEIKHAPEISGSHILLDSADVATLTHTDKTQAATPASSSSIAAAKISSSSVKVAAAPAAAAVPAKATPVATPKNETAGTREVKTIVIDPGHGGKDTGAQGKNSNEKDIVLAVGKLLKKELEKEGFKVKMTRDKDVFIELGERANLANQWDGDLFISLHCNAIDASPERKKQIKGYHVYVLRAPESEEDKAIARRENKVATLYGEKNAKEELSPLEWFKLEARLEKYKQNSYMFTEQMLKAFDDGKIKRQGGGVGGAGFMVLVGALMPAVLFEIGFISNPEEEAYMITSKAQADIAARISKAVSSYKEAVHNYRETLGRQ